Below is a genomic region from Gemmobacter sp. 24YEA27.
ATGCGCCAGAGCGATCGGACCGGCCTGGTTGTTGATGGCGCGCTGCCCCAACCGTTCCAGCGTTCCGTCTTTGGATAGTACGAACTCAAGTGCATCGATGACGCTGGATTTACCGCTGCCATTGGGCGCGAAGATCGCCAGGCATCGCTTCTTGCTGAAATCGAAAGTCTTCGGCTGGAGATAGGCACGGAAGCCGGTCAGGCCCAACGACTGGAAAAAATAGGGATCAGCCATTGACCACCTCCACCTTCGGAGGGTCCGCTCGCTCGGAGGCGAGTTTCACGATGGCGTCCTTCGCTTGGGCGATGGCATTTGGCGCTGGGGCTGCTTTCAGAATGTGCGTGGTCAGAATAGCCGCAAGGTCGGTATCGACGCCTTCCTTTGCCTTTAGCCTCTCTCCCAAGGCCTTGAGAAACGCATCCGGCGTTTCCAAAATTTTTGCTTCACCATCCATTGTCTATCCCCCCAATTACTCTTGTTTCGACTTTACGTTGAGATTTCTCTGAAGAGAATATTGAGTCGCAATTAATCCTCATGATTGCAGGGGAAGCCGTCCCCTGCGGCCAGGCTAGCCTTCGCCATGCCCGCAGCCGTAGCGGGTTATGCGCTGGTGCACGGTATCGCGCGAGAGGCTGTCCCATCAGAGGCATGGCGTATGATCTTCTGCGTGATCGGCGGAGCCTGCACTGGGCTATCGGCGCTGATGCGTATTGTCGCAGCGCAAGCCTTGAGCACGATAAGCGGCCAAGATTAACGCATAATTTGCCGTCAAATCTCAAGCGCACCTTGCGGTTTCGTATTGATTGCATCACCCTTCCCAAAACAACCTTGGGAGGGGACCATGCAGCCGTCAGACTTCATTGAAAAATATATGACCGGAAAGTGCTTCTATCATTTTACGGATACTCGTAACGTGCCTTCCATCAAATCTCACGGATTGATGTCGCTTAATTTGTTGCGGGAAAATGGAATCGTTCCTCCGGCAGCAGGCGGTAATGACTGGAGCCATGAGGCTGATGAACGCTTGGGACTGCATAGCTACGTCCACCTTTGCTTCCTCGACCAACACCCTATGGAATGGACGATAAAGCAGGATGGTAGAATAAAGGACACCGTATTCATCAACGTTGACAAGTCTGTGCTTACAAGGCCGGGAATATTATTATCGGCTGATGTATCCAACAAAGCTGGCGTTGAGACGTTCGATTTCACGCGCGCTTTGGACTTGATGGATTTTCCGGTTATATATGAGCGAACAAATTGAAAGGACCCGGCCGTTCAGGAACGTCGGAAAGTCGCCAAGAAATATGAACTACTCGTACCCGATCACATATCGGCCGATCTGCTGTCAGGATACTGAAAATGGCCGAACGCCCCGTCTTCATACCACTTCCCGATGGGGACCGGCTCGTTCAGGAGTGCCCTGTCGAATTTCACTGGCACTCTGGCATGGCCGATTCCCAAAAGAGAAAGAACGTGGTTTCGCTGCACGAAAGTGCAGCGAGACGGGGCTTGTCTCCGCTACTGGAGATATCCAGCAAGTCGGAGGATCGCGTTGGCCAACGCATGAGCGCCTTTAGCCTGAAAGTGAAGCTCGCCGGGCGCGAAATCCCTCTCGAAAATGCCTTTCAGGGGAGCAAGGTGTTCAGGGATGGCGGACCGTACAGCGACCTCTATGAAATGGAACCGCGCGCAGCGAAGTCGGATACGCGACTACGCGAGTCCGGCCCGTTGATTGGGTTTCACTTCGATGAAGACGACTATCCGATTTTTCCGCAAACAGTCTTCTATGACTGGCTTTATATTTCGGCGCTGTATCCGCACATGGATTATCTGAGGAGCAAAATTTATCACTACAAAGGGTTTACCGATATCGTCTTCAATCCTTTGAAATCGATAAATTGCCAAGCAAGATCATGCGCGACGTTGGTTGCAATGGATAAGCAAGGCCTTCTCCCGAAGGCGATGTCGTCTTTCGAAGCGTTCCTTGAGATTATGACCGCCCACACTCCGCTGCCGTCAAGAGACGAGCGCGATAGACAGCCCTCACTCATGTAGCAGTCTGGCGTTGCCCTGGGGGCCGCGCTCTCGGCTGCGCCGGAACCACGCCAAAGGGCGCGTTTCCGCCATTCGGCGTCGATCGCTAACGCAAGGGGACGCTGCAGCGCGCATGAAGCCCCGCATCGGGCGGATGCACGAGGCAGGGCGGCCTCCGCCCATGCGGCCGGATCAGGATGAGCCAGCCGCGCCACCTGTCCCTCGTTCTGGCTGGCAGATTGTGCAGGAGCGCTCATCCGGCGTCGCCACGCGAAGAATGCAGTCGGAACGGGCAGCCGTCCTACACGCGCTTCGTCCCGAGACGCGATGATCCCACAACTGGGCGCGTGGCACTTTCGGTAGGGACAAAAAAGGCCAGCTGTTTCAGGAACAGACCGACCATGCCAGTGAACCCGTCGATCGCTCGCATCCCGTGAAAGCACCTGATCGCATCATCTTCTCTCTCTTGCTGCAGGGCGCACCTGCGGCGTCCTCGAAAGGCATGGGTCTGACCGAAGACCCGCTTCGCCTCGATCATTCTCCCGCAACGTCCGCCACCGGTTTTTCTCCGCCGCGCGCGAGCGCGCTTTGCATCGCGAGGCAAAAAAGCCGTCGTCGGCCGTCTTACACTGCGTTCCAGCCTTTCAGGTGCGGGCTGATCGCCTCCGGTCTCACGACCGCCATTGAGGTCGCGACAGGCGCGGCCCGAGCAACGGAGTGAAGACTATGGCAACCATCGGCACTTTCACCAAGAACGCGAACGGCGAGTTCACCGGCACGGTCAAAACCCTGACCCTCAACGTCAAGGCCAAGTTCGTCCCCACCGAGGGCGACAGCGAGCGCGGCCCCGACTATCGAATCATCGCTGGCCCCTCGGTCGAGTTCGGCGCGGCCTGGAAGAAGACCGCCCGCGAAACCGGCCGCGACTATCTCTCGGTCAAGCTGGACGATCCGAGCTTTCCTGCTCCGATCTACGCCAGCCTGGTCGAGGACGAATGCGGTGAGGTTTACAACCTTATCTGGTCCCGCCGCACTGGCGACTGAGGCCGAACAACTCCGAAGCCCCGCCGAGTGCGGGGTTTCGTCATGCTTGTCCCCCGCTTTTCAGGGGGTGCGGATTTCCGTAACCTACACTCCTGTAGTCATCGCCACGTTCACCGGAGTTCGCCTTTGAGTGTCGTCGCGTCAGTAAGCGAAGAAAGGATCATTCTTCTGATGCGCGCGGCACGTCTCGAACTTTGTTGATTTTGTCCAGCGGCTGTCTGGAGCCTTTTCCTTATCCGACCTTACCGACCAGCTCGAAATCGCTGTGATGAAACGCTTCTCTAGGGTGATTTTCTTGCCGATCGCCTTCTCAGCAGCGGCCAGAGCCGTGTCGAACGCAGTCTTGACGGCATCGGTGTCGGCAAAGACGCCCCAGACCGTCGTATTGGTCAGCCGGAAAAGTTTCGACGTGCCTTGAAAGACGTAAACCAGCCCAGCCAATTCAGCCTGCTTGATGAACTCGGCCCATTGATTAGAAGCGCCGTCCTTGAAGTCATAGGTAACGAGATAGTCGGTCATGAAAATAGTCCCCGTTCTGCAATGAAGACGATATGGGGATCGAGCGGTCATTTTACCAACAGCGTACAAATTTGGGCAGAACAGTGCGTTCCCTTCGGGCCGCGCTCTCGGCTAACGCCGGAACTACGCTCAAGAGCGCGTTTCTGTCACCCTTCGCGAATCCTTGGAAATGGAACGGGACGAAGAGCCGGACCTCTGGCGGGTCGGCAAGAAGCGGGCGGGCCGCCACCTTGACGGGGAAACATGGGATCAGATGCCTGAGGCCGCCAATGGCTGACTTCACCCACGCGGTCCTGACCCGGATGATATGGATCGATGCCCGCCTGATTGGCGCCGGCACCATTGGCAGGCAGGATCTGGTCAGGGCCTTCGGCATCAGCCAGTCTCAGGCTGCTATCGATTTCAGGTCATACCGCGCCATCAACCCCGGCCGCCTCACCCATGACCGCCAGGCGCGCACCTATCGCGCGGCGCCGGGATCGCTTCCCGCATATCCGACTGCCCTGCGCGTGAGCGTGATCCATGCCGTGCGGATGGTGATGGACCTGATCACCGACGGCAGTCAGCCCGTGAAACCGGCGCCGAGCTGCGCGCGCTGCGAGGACACGCGGTTTCTGGATAGTCATATCGTTCTGGAACAGTGCCCGGACTGCAATCCAGAGATCCCGAAATGACCCGGGCCAACTGCGCCCATCTGATGGTGAGGGAGGAAGCGGCGTAATGGGAAAGCAGGTAGCAATCTCCTATCAGCCGCGCTTGCTTGGCTCGCAGGAGGCGGCAACATATCTGGGCGTGAGCGAGACCACCTTGAGAGGATTGGACATTCCGCGCCGCGTCATGGGGGGGAGAAAGCTTTTTGACCGCATAGATCTGGATCGCTACGCGTCCGATCTGCCTTATGAAACTCAGTCTCCGAGGAACACATGCGATCAGGTCTTCGACTGACTGGCATTAAGGTGGTAATAAAGGCGAACGGTCGGCGATACCTCTACCGCAGGGTCGGAGCCAGCCTTGTCGCGCTGCCGAACCTGCCCGAGAATCATCCGGAGTTCCTAGCAGCATATGTTGCTGCAGGAAGCGCTAAGCCCAAGGCACGCGATGCCGAAGGTAGCATCGCCGCGCTTTGCAGCCTTTATCTGGCCTCACATGAATACTCCCGCATGGCAGCAAGCACGAGGGCTGTCTGGCGAAGGACGCTTGGTCGAATATCCGAAGAGCGTGGCAAAGGTCTGATTGCAGATCTGCGCCCCGATCACCTCAGAAAAGATATCCGGCCACTGTCCCCCGGCGCGGCCTCAAACAGGCTCAAGGCATGGCGCTCAATTCTTAAATTTGCAGTTGAAGAAGGCCTCATAACATCTGATCCCTCCACAGGAATCCGGGCTCAGCGGGGCGAAGTGCAGCCCCACAGGCAATGGACGAATGAAGAGGTCGAGCAGTTCAGAGACCATTGGTCGAAAGAGACGTCGGAACGTATTGCTTTTGAAGTGATATTCTGGACCGGAGCGCGATGCGTCGATGCGGTAGGCTTGGGCTGGCAAAAAGTCGATGCAGATGGATGGCTCAGCTTCACCCAGGCCAAGACCAAAGGGCCGGCAACTTGCCCTGTCAGGACACTCCCGCCATGGGCGGTCGGGATGAAGTCCGATCACAAACACTTCCTCGACGTTGTGCCGATGGATCAAATGATCTGGATCGTGACGGGGTTCGGAAAGGCGCGAAGCGTCAAAGGGCTTTCGCAATGGATGAGCGCGGCCGCAAGCACAGCTGGCCTGCCCGATGACTGCACCGCGCACGGCCTGCGCAAAGCGAGAGCCGCAGCGCTCGCTATAGCGGGAGCAACGGCATCACAAATTGGCGCATGGACTGGGCATGCGAGCCTTTCAGAGATCGCCCACTACACGAAGCAAGCCGATCAAAAAGGGATTCTCGGGGCAAAGAAAGAACAGCAGATGGGAAACCGCGTGGAAAAGTTTCCAAAATCCCCAAATTAATCATTTTATATCATGATGTTATGGAGGTAATGGCGCACCCGACAGGATTCGAACCTGTGACCTCTGCCTTCGGAGGGCAGCACTCTATCCAGCTGAGCTACGGGTGCAGCGCCCGGGTGTCTTAACCGCTCCTGCGCGCTGCTGCAAGGCTTGTGGTGCCGCTTCAGCCAAAGAGTTCGTGACAGAATTCCAGCGCTTCGACCAGGGCATCCACCTCGGCCAGGGTGTTGTAAAGACCGAAGGACGCGCGGCAGGTTGCGCTCACCCCGAAATGGTCCAGCAGCGGCATGGCGCAATGGGTCCCTGCCCTGACGGCGATGCCTTTTTTGTCGAGAATCGTCGAGATATCATGCGGATGTGCGGCGCCTTGCAGGGTGAAGCTGAAAATCGCCCCCTTATCCGGCGCCTGCCCCTGGACATTCAGCCAGTTCAGCCCGTTCAGCTTTTCGCGGGCGTAATCGCGCAAAGCGCGCTCATGGGCAGCGATATTTTCCATGCCGAGGCCGGTCAGGTAATCGAGCGCCACGCCCAGACCGATCTGATTGACGATGCCGGGTGTGCCGGCCTCAAACCGCATCGGTGGGTCTGCCCAGGTGACCGAGTCGCGATGCACCTCGCGGATCATGTCGCCGCCTCCCATGAAGGGGCGCATTTCCGCCATCCGCGCCTGGGAAATCCAGATCGCGCCGGATCCGGAGGGGCCATAAAGCTTATGGCCGGTGATCGCGTAGAAATCGGCGCCGATTGCCGTCAGATCGACCGGCATATGAACCGAGGCCTGGCTGCCATCGACCATCACCGGCACACCGCGTGCGCGGGCCGCGGCGCAGATCGTGCTCACATCAACCACGGTGCCGGTCACATTCGACATATGCGAGATGGCGACCAGCTTTGTCTTCGGCCCGATTGCGTCGATCACCGCCTGGGGATCGAGCACGCCATTGGCATCGACCTCGACCCATTTCAGCACCACCCCCTGACGTTCGCGCAGGAAATGCCAGGGCACGATATTGGCGTGATGCTCCATCACGGAAAGCACGATCTCATCGCCGGCCTGCAAACGAGGTGCAGCCCAGGCATAGGAGACGAGGTTAATCCCCTCGGTCGCCCCCGATGTGAAGACGATCTCGTCTTCCGAGGGCGCGTTCAGAAAGCGCGCAATCTTGCCGCGCACCGCCTCATAGGCCTCGGTCGCGTGGTTCGACAGGTAATGCAGGCCCCGGTGAACATTGGCATATTCCATCGAATAGGCCTGGGTGATCGCGTCGATCACCACCTGCGGCTTTTGCGCCGAGGCGCCATTGTCGAGATAGACCAGCGGTCGGTCATTCACCTTGCGCGCGAGGATCGGGAAATCGGCGCGGATTTTTGCGACATCATAGCTCACGCGGCAGGTACTCCGACGGGATGAAGGGGGCGAGGATCATCGTCAGGACGAAGACGCTGACCAAGAAGGTCAGGACCGTCCCGAAGAACACCTTCACCGGCGAGGCAAAGCCGTGGATTTCGGCGATGAAATTGCTCAGGAGCACCACGAAGATCCCGACGGCGGCGATGCCGATCAGGCTGGACAGCACGGGCAGGATGACAAGCGTCAGCAACTGCACCAGCTGGATCGCCAGCATTACCGCCTGAAGCCAGGCGATCGCCAGCACGGCATCGGCAAAGGATCCGCGACCACCGAACCAGCCGCCCACCAGCCAGGCCAGGAAGGCGCAGAGGAGGAGGGTCAGGAATTGCAGCCCGGCCGTCACGAAAGGCGTTGAGAACAGCGCCGTGAACGGGCTGCCTTCGGGCATCGGCAGGATCTGCAGGCTCAGCTGCATCAACAAGGCCGAGGCCACCGCCATCAGAAGGAGCGCCACCATCTCGGTGCCGCCGGGCCGGTTCAGCGCCTGGATCTGGCGCAGGCCCTGACGCGGGTCATGCAGCGACAAAAGCAGGGTGGAAAAGAAAAAGCCGATCACTGCATCGCCTCGCGCAGAAGTTTCACCCAGAGCCAGAGGAATGAGAGCCCGACCAGAATCCCGACCACCGTCACCGAAGACCCCGGTCCGCTGAACCCGGCCAGAAGGCCCTGGAACAGCATCAGGGGGGCCGCGCAAAGCAGCGCCCAGAACAGCGAGACCCGCGCTTCATAAGCGCCGATCCGCCCCCGAAGGCGCGGATCACCAGCGCCGAGATCGCCGCGATGCCGTAAAAGAACAGCGGTACCACGAAGAGAAAGACGAAGAAATTGATCCCCATCAAGGCCTGGATGCCCGGCACCTGATCCAGCGGCGTGCCGGCGGCGGTTGCCGCCTCTCGCGCAAGGAAAGCCTCGCGCGAGAGGCGCGGCCATTGCGCCACGAACAGCAAAAGACAGGCCGCGAAGAGCAGGATCAGCGCCCTGTCCTCGCGCGGGCCATCCGCCAGTTTCTCGCGGATGACCGCACCAGGCCGGGCCCAGGTCCGGAAGATATCGGTGGTGATCGACATGGTCTCTGCCTGTTCCCTGCTGGCCGTTAACGCATTGGCGGATTTAGCCCGGAGGGGTCTCAGCCGTCCAGCCCGTGCAGCCAGTCTTCCAGCCTTGCATGGACCTCGCCCGCGATGGCCTCATCCTCGATCTCTTCCAGCGTGCCGGCCAGGAAAGCCAGAACCAGAAGCGCCTGGGCGGTGCGTTTCGTCACCCCCCGCGATTGCAGGTAGAATAGCGCCGTCTCGTCAATCGCGCCCGAGGTGGAGCCATGGCTGCATTTCACATCATCGGCGTAGATTTCC
It encodes:
- a CDS encoding DarT ssDNA thymidine ADP-ribosyltransferase family protein; translation: MQPSDFIEKYMTGKCFYHFTDTRNVPSIKSHGLMSLNLLRENGIVPPAAGGNDWSHEADERLGLHSYVHLCFLDQHPMEWTIKQDGRIKDTVFINVDKSVLTRPGILLSADVSNKAGVETFDFTRALDLMDFPVIYERTN
- a CDS encoding DUF736 domain-containing protein, encoding MATIGTFTKNANGEFTGTVKTLTLNVKAKFVPTEGDSERGPDYRIIAGPSVEFGAAWKKTARETGRDYLSVKLDDPSFPAPIYASLVEDECGEVYNLIWSRRTGD
- a CDS encoding helix-turn-helix domain-containing protein — its product is MGKQVAISYQPRLLGSQEAATYLGVSETTLRGLDIPRRVMGGRKLFDRIDLDRYASDLPYETQSPRNTCDQVFD
- a CDS encoding tyrosine-type recombinase/integrase translates to MRSGLRLTGIKVVIKANGRRYLYRRVGASLVALPNLPENHPEFLAAYVAAGSAKPKARDAEGSIAALCSLYLASHEYSRMAASTRAVWRRTLGRISEERGKGLIADLRPDHLRKDIRPLSPGAASNRLKAWRSILKFAVEEGLITSDPSTGIRAQRGEVQPHRQWTNEEVEQFRDHWSKETSERIAFEVIFWTGARCVDAVGLGWQKVDADGWLSFTQAKTKGPATCPVRTLPPWAVGMKSDHKHFLDVVPMDQMIWIVTGFGKARSVKGLSQWMSAAASTAGLPDDCTAHGLRKARAAALAIAGATASQIGAWTGHASLSEIAHYTKQADQKGILGAKKEQQMGNRVEKFPKSPN
- a CDS encoding cysteine desulfurase is translated as MSYDVAKIRADFPILARKVNDRPLVYLDNGASAQKPQVVIDAITQAYSMEYANVHRGLHYLSNHATEAYEAVRGKIARFLNAPSEDEIVFTSGATEGINLVSYAWAAPRLQAGDEIVLSVMEHHANIVPWHFLRERQGVVLKWVEVDANGVLDPQAVIDAIGPKTKLVAISHMSNVTGTVVDVSTICAAARARGVPVMVDGSQASVHMPVDLTAIGADFYAITGHKLYGPSGSGAIWISQARMAEMRPFMGGGDMIREVHRDSVTWADPPMRFEAGTPGIVNQIGLGVALDYLTGLGMENIAAHERALRDYAREKLNGLNWLNVQGQAPDKGAIFSFTLQGAAHPHDISTILDKKGIAVRAGTHCAMPLLDHFGVSATCRASFGLYNTLAEVDALVEALEFCHELFG
- a CDS encoding Yip1 family protein, with the protein product MIGFFFSTLLLSLHDPRQGLRQIQALNRPGGTEMVALLLMAVASALLMQLSLQILPMPEGSPFTALFSTPFVTAGLQFLTLLLCAFLAWLVGGWFGGRGSFADAVLAIAWLQAVMLAIQLVQLLTLVILPVLSSLIGIAAVGIFVVLLSNFIAEIHGFASPVKVFFGTVLTFLVSVFVLTMILAPFIPSEYLPREL